From the Actinomadura luzonensis genome, the window CCGACCCTACCCAAGCGCCCGCTCCCGTGGCGGAATCCGCGCGGCCTGCGGTGATATCAGAAATCTAATGCTTCAAGACCTGATATCGCTATTAGACATCACCTGATCCGGTCTGCTGTGCTTCTGCCCTCTGACGGACGACTGCAAGGAATGGTCACATGCGACACAACCGCGCCCGCCACCTCGCGACCGCCCTGGCGGCCTGCCTCCTCGCTGGAGGCGCCCTGGGCACGGGAACGGGCACGGCCTCGGCCGCCACGACGACGGTCACCGCCGTGCCCGCCGCCGTGCCCGCCGCTGCGCCCGCCGCCGTGCCCGCCGGCCAGGCTCTGGTGACGAAGGAGCTCCGCGCGCTGGAGGCGGCCTACAAGGGGCGGATCGGCGCGTACGCGATCGACACCGGCACCGGCCGGACGGTCGGCTACCGGGCGGGCGAGCGGTTCCCGCTGCTGTCCACGTTCAAGGCGATGGCCTGCGCCGCCGCGCTGCACAAGGCCCGCACAGCCGAGCCCGGCCTCATGGACAAGGTCGTCAAGTGGACCGAGGACGACCTGGTGGCCAACTCGCCGACGACCGAGAAGCACGTCGCGGACGGCCTGACCGTCGCCCAGCTCTGCGAGGCGGCCATCACGCTCAGCGACAACACCGCGGGCAACATGATCCTGAAGCAGATCGGCGGACCGGCCGGCCTCACCCGCTACTTCCGCTCGCTGAAGGATCCGGTCTCCCGCCTGGACCGCTGGGAGACCGAGCTCAACGACTGGACGGCGAAGGACCGGCGCGACACCACCACGCCCGCCGCCATCTCCCGCGACCTGCGCCGGGTCACCGCCGGCGACGCGCTGACGGCCAAGGACCGCGAACGGCTCACCGCCTGGCTGCTGGCCACGCGGACGGGCGACGAGCGCATCCGCGCCGGCCTGCCCAAGACCTGGACGATCGGCGACAAGACCGGCACCAACCCCGAGATCGGCGGCGCCAACGACATCGCCGTCGTGTGGCCGGCCAAGGGCGCGGCGCCCGTCGTCCTGGCCGTCTACACCACCCGCTCGACCCCGTCCGTGGACAACACGGTGATCGCGAAGACCGCCACCGTCCTGGCCCGCGGGCTCGGCAAGCTCTGATGGCACGCCGGGGGACGAAGATCGTGCGGCTCGCCGCCGCGGGGGCGGCGGCGGGCGTGCTCGTGGCCGGGATCGCGGTCCCGGCCGTCGGGGGCGCCGGGTTCGGGCTGGTCGCGGCGGCCGGTGAGGTGGACCTCAAACCGGTCGACCTGGTGGAGCCGCCGCCGGCCGAGGTCACGATCGTGCAGGACGCCGAGGGCGGCGAGATCGCCCGCTTCTACGAGGAGTACCGCGAGGTGGTCGGCTTCGACGACATCGCGGAGGTCATGAAGACCGCGATCGTGGCCATCGAGGACTACCGCTTCTACCAGCACGGCGCGATCGACCTCGAGGGCACGCTGCGCGCGCTCGCCACGAACCTGCGGGCCGGCGAGGTCGCGCAGGGCGGTTCGAGCATCACCCAGCAGTACGTCAAGCAGGTGCTGCTGAACTCCGCCGGCACCGACGAGGAGCGCGACGCCGCCCTGGAGGCCAGCTACGCGCGCAAGCTGAACGAGCTGCGCTACGCCATGGGCGTGGAGGAGAAGTACACCAAGGACCAGATCCTGGAGAAATATCTGAACATCGCCTACTTCGGGGCAGGCGCGTACGGGGTGGAGGCGGCGGCCCGGCGCTTCTTCGGCGTCCCGGCGGCCGAGCTGACCCTGCCGCAGGCCGCGACGCTGGCCGGCGCCGTCCAGGACCCGAACGCCACCGACCCCAACCTGGGCAAGGAGCACCGTCAGCGGCTGCTGCACCGCCGCGACGTGGTGCTCGACCGGATGGCCGAGCTGGGGAAGATCACCCAGGCGGCGGCCGGCCAGGCCAAGAAGGCCAAGCTCGGCTACAAGGGCACGAAGCTGCCCGGCGGCTGCGAATCCAGCAAGTACCCCTACTTCTGCCTCTATGTCCGGCACGAGATCCTCGGCAACCCGGACTTCGGCCGCACCGCGAAGGAACGCCTGGCCACCCTCAACCGCGGCGGCCTGACGATCAGGACCACCCTGGACCCCGCCAGGCAGGCCGCCGCCGACCGCGCGATCCGCAGGTACGTCCACGCCTCCGACCACCCGGTCGCCGCCGAGGCCCTGGTCCGGCCGGGCACCGGCGCGATCCAGGCGATGGCGGCCAGCCGCCCGTACGGCAACGGCGAGGAGCGCGGCGAGATCTCCTACAACCTGGTCGCGGACGCCGCGCACGGTGGCGGCATCGGCTTCCAGGCGGGGTCCACGTTCAAGACGTTCACCCTGATCAGCGCTTTCAAGCAGGGCATGAAGGTGGACGACGGGTTCACGGTGAGCGCGGGCTACCGGGCGCCGGGCTACTCGACGTTCAAGAACTGCGCGGGCGAGAACATCGGCGACCCCACCCACACGGTCACCAACGACGAGGGCTCCCCCGGATGGAAGACCCTCCGGACGGGGACGTGGGGGTCGGTCAACACGTTCTTCATGGAGCTGGAGCGGCGGGTCGGCCTCTGCGAGACCGTGACCACGGCCAAGTCGCTCGGCATCAGGCGGGCCGACGGCCGCAAGCTGCGGGAGTACGAGACGTTCACGCTCGGCATCAACGAGATGGACCCGGTCACCGTGGCCGCCGCCTACGCGGCGATCGCGGCGCGCGGCTCCTACTGCGCGCCGATGGCGATCACCCGCATCACCGACCGCGACGGCGACACCACCCGGTACCGCCCCAAGTGCCGCCAGGCCCTCGAACCGGCCGTCGCGGACGCCACGGCGGACGTGCTGTCCGGCGTGTTCACCCGGGGCACCATGCGCGACGTCGGCGGCATCGGCCGGGACGCGGCCGGCAAGACCGGCACCACCGACGACTACGCGACCGCCTGGTTCGCCGGGTTCACCCCGGACCTGGCGGCGGCCGTCAGCATCGGCGACCCTCGGGGGTCGCAACGGCACAAGCTGGTCGGGGTGACGATCGGCGGGCGGTACTACGGGGTCGTGGCGGGGGCCAGCCTGCCGGGGCCCATCTGGAAGGACACGATGATCGGGGCGCTGAAGGGCGTGCCGGCGTCGTCCTTCACCCCGATCGACCCGTCCCGCTTCGGCGGCTGCACCACCCACTGCCGCCCCACCCCCACCGACTCCCAGACCCCGCGACCGGACCCCGAGCCAGGCGACAACGGCCGGCCCACAGGACTGGACGACACCCCTGACCCGGGCCCGGACACCGCCGGCACCACGGGCTCCGAGGGCGCTCCGGACGGACGCTAGACGCACCGATCCGGGCAGCGGACGGCCCGAACCGACCGTCCACTGCCCGACCGTCCACTGCCCGGACGCCCCCTGTCGGACGCCCCCTGCCGGACGCCCCAGGACCAGGCGTGACGCCCGAGCCGCCCGCAAGGCCCGAGCCGCCCGCAGGACCCGAACCGACCGCAGGACCCGAACCGACCGCAGGACCCGAACCGACCGCAGGACCCGAACCGACCGCGGGGCCCGGGCCGACCATGACAGCCCCTCAGCCCGACGACGACCGGCCCTCTTCCCACGACTGCGCCCGACCGGCGTCCCCGGGCCGTGCCCGACATCGGCCCGTCCCCCGTCCCCCCGGCCTCGGCTCTTGAGCCCGGTCGCCCTCGGGCCGCGCCCCCGCCCCGGGGGACCGGTCCGCGAGGGGGCGGCCACCGGCTCGGTGAGCAGGCGAAACACCCTGCCGAGAGCCCCGCCCCCGGGTATTAGGATGATTCATATGGCTATGTGCGAGCATCTTTCCAAGGCTGAAGACCCGGCGGCGCGCACCCCCGAGGGTTGTGAGGAGTGCCTGGCGACGGGCGGCCGCTGGGTGCACCTGCGGCGTTGCCTGGAGTGCGGCCACATCGGCTGCTGCGACTCCTCGCCCAGCAAGCACGCCACCGCCCACTACCACTCGACCTCCCACCCGGTGGTCCAGTCGTACGAGCGGGGCGAGGACTGGCGGTGGTGCTACGTGGACAACCAGATGGGGTGACGAGAGGGAGGGGCCGGGTCAGCGTTCGAGGATGGCCTCCTCGAAGTCGAGCTGGGCCATCACCTCGCGCAGCACCTCGTCGTCCAGCCGCCGCTCGTCGCGCAGGCGCACGAAGACCTGCCGCTCGGCCTGGAGCATCTCGCGCCGCAGGCGCCGGTAGAGGTTGCTCGGCGTCTCGGCGCCGCCCTGCCCGGTGCCGCCGCCGAGCCGCTCCCAGGCGCTGAGCGAGCGCCGCCACGACTTCTCCCTGAGCTGGTCGATGACCTGTTTCTGGATCTCGTCGGGCTCGTTGTCCTGCTCGGCCACCAGCCGCTCCAGCTCGGCGAGGCCGGCTTCCAGCGCCGCCTGCTGGGCGGCCGCCTCGGCCAGGCGGTCCTCGTACTGCTCCTGGTCGCTGGAGACCCCCAGCCGCCGGATCAGCGCGGGGAACGTGGTGCCCTGGACGAGCAGCGTGCCGATCACGGTGGTGAACGTCAGGAACAGCAGCATGGCCCGGTCGCGCGGCGGCACGCCGGGCGGGAGGGCGAAGGCCGCCGCCAGCGACACGACGCCGCGCATGCCCGCCCATCCCAGGATGACGCTCTGCTGCCGGGTGGGCGCGCGCGAGCCCCGGCGGCTGAGGAGCTTGATGACGGACGTGGCGGTGAACACCCACACGAACCGAGTGAGAATGGTCACGCCCAGCACCGCGGCGGCGTAGCCGGCCACCTGCCAGGCGCTGTAGCCGGAGATGCCGCGGATCACGGTGACGAGCTGGAGCCCGATCAGCGCGAACACGATCGTCTCCAGGAAGAAGTCGGTGACCTTCCACACCGCGTCGGACACCAGCCGGGTGCCGAACCCGCGCAGGTGCATGCGGTAGCCGAGGTAGAGGCCGACGATGACCACCGCGATCACGCCGGAGGCGTGCACGGTCTCGGCCGCGAGGTAGGCGGCGAACGGGATGAGCAGCATGAGCGTGTTCTCGACCAGCGAGTCGCGGGTCAGCGTGAACAACCACGCGAACGCGACCGCGAGCGCCAGCCCGATCGCCACGCCGCCGGCCGTCGCCGTCAGGAACTGCCACCCGCTGTGCATCAGGTCGATGGTGCCGCCGGTGAGCGCGCCGATCGCCACCCGGTAGAGCGTCAGCGCGGTGGCGTCGTTGAACAGGCTCTCGCCGATGAGGATGGTCAGCGCCTGGCGCGGCAGCCCGAGCCGCCGGCCGACCGCGACGGCGGCCACCGCGTCGGGCGGCGCGATGATGGCGCCCAGCGCGAACGCCAGCGGCATCGGCAGCGCCGGCAGCATCAGGTGCACGACGAACCCGACCACGACCGCGGTGAACAGCACCAGCCCGATCGACAGCAGCGCCACGGCCCGCTTGACGTCGCGCAGGCGCAGGTAGGAGCTGTCGAGCGCGGCGGAGTAGAGCAGCGGCGGCAGGAACACGTACAGGACCAGCTCGGGGTCGAGCGGCACCGCGGGCACCAGCGGCGACACCAGCAGCCCGGCCGCGACCAGCAGCAGCGGCGCGGGCCAGCCCTTGCGTCTGGCCACGGCGGCGACCGCGATCGCGCCGCCCGCCACCAGCAGCAGCTGCAGGCCCAGGATGGGACTCACCGGCGCTCCTCCCCGACTCGGCCCGGCGAGCCGCCGGTCACCCGGCCGGCCGCCGCCCGATCAACTCGCCGAGAGGAGCGTACCCGGCCCGCCGAGGCGGGCCGGCCGTCACCACTCCCTGCGGTCGCTCCGCTCGTGGTAGTCGGGCTGCTCGGGACGCAGGCGCTCGCCCGTGGAGAACATGGGGTCCCCGACGTACGGGCGGGACATGCCCTGGTCGGGCTGCTGCGGCGGGTACTGCTCCTGGCGGCCGAGCGCGAGCAGCGGGTCGACCGGGTTGGGCGGCTGCTGGGGCTGGGACGACTGGGGCTGGGACGCGGGCTGCTGGTAGGCGCCGTAGTCGTCGCGGTGGTCGCCCCGATAGTCGTCCCGGTAGTCGTCCCGGTAGTCGTCACGGTAGTCGGCGGGCGCGGCCTGCTGGGGTGCGGTGCGGCGGCGGCCGGCGCCCGGGATGCCGTGCATGGGCGTGCCGAGGCCCGCCCCGCCGCCGTCGGCGGCCTGGCCCTGCGGCTGAGGCGGCTGGGACGGCTGCTGCGGCGCGTAGGAGTCCTGGCGGCGGTAGGGGTCGGACGGGTACGCGTCCGCCGGGTAGGCCGGCGCGGGCGGGGCGGCGTACCGGTCGGCGGCCTGGGAGGGGAAGCCGAGCGGATCGGTGGCGAGCGGCGACTGGCGGCGCTGGTCGGCGCCGGGCATCTGGTAGACGGGCTCGTCGGCGTACTGGTGGTCGGCGTACTGGTGGTCGACGTACTGGGGGCCGGTGAAGCGGTCGGGCTGCGGCGGCTGGTACGGCTGCGCGGGCTCGGGCGTGTACTGCGGGCCGCTGAACGGGTCGCCCGCGTAGTGCTGGGGGCCGCTGACCGGGTCGCCGGTGTACTGGGGACCGCTGAACGGGTCGCCGGTGTAGCGGGGCTGGGGGCCGGTGCTGTCGACGTACTGGGGGCCGGTGAAGGGCGTCCGCTCGCCGTAGGCGGGGCTCGGCTCCCTCGGGGCCGTGGTCTCGCCGAACCCGGCGACCAGTTTGTCCTGCGGTGCGGGGCCCCGGGCCACGAGGACGTCGTTCGGGGACAGGGCCGCCGTGGGCCGCTCGTCGAGCGGCTGGGCCGGCGGCTGCTGGTGGAGGGGCTGCGGGCGCTGGTACTGCCCGGTGCCGGGCATGATCTCGATGCCCGGGTCGTGCGCGGGGACGGCGGGCTGCTCGCCCGTGGCCTCCGCGAACCCCTCGTCGAGGGTGTCGAGCAGGCGGCCGACGTCCTCCATCGGCATGCGGAAGCTCGCTGTGCACATCTCCCCACGCCACAGGCTGAGCACCAAGGTGCCCTCGTGCCACGTGACCCGGAGGCACCGCTCCTGACCTCGTGCATCGAAGAAGACTTCGCCGAACGACGGCAACGGGACAACTTCCGACATGGCAGACATACTGCTTTAACCAGCCTTTATTCGTCCACTCGACCCCGGAAAACCCTACAGAATCGGCCTTCCCATACACACCATAGGCCCCTGAGTCAACCACTGGAGATCGTGTCCGACCAGTTGGGGTCCCGATCGCCCAGTGTGCCACGCGTGCCGCCGAAAGCGTTCGGGAATGCCGGGATGCGTCTGGCCGGTCACACCCCGTTCGGCCCGCGTCCGGCCCCGGTTCGGCACGGCGACCCGGCAAATGCGGGTAGCGTTTAGTGCCGTGCCGGACTCCCATCTCCCGTCAGTGGACGAACTGCTCAGCATCGCGGTCAACGCCGTCGGAGGGAGCGAACGGCCGGGCCAGGTCACCATGGTCCGGGCCGTGCAGCAGGCCATCGACGCCGACGAGCACCTGGCGGTCCAGGCCGGCACGGGCACCGGCAAGTCGCTGGCCTACCTGGTCCCCTCGATCCGCCACGCCATGGACAGCGACAAGCCCGTGGTCGTCTCCACCGCCACGATCGCGCTGCAGCGCCAGCTCGTCGACCGCGACCTGCCGAGGCTCGCCGAGGCGCTGGGCAAGGAGCTGCCGCACGAGCCGACGTTCGCCATCCTGAAGGGCCGCCGCAACTACCTGTGCCGCTACAAGGCGACGGCCGGCTGGCCCGAGGACGACGAGCAGGACCAGCTCTTCGACCCGCGCGAGGTCAGCGCCACCGGCCGCATGGTGCAGCGCATCCAGGAGTGGGCCGAGGAGACCGAGACCGGCGACCGCGACGAGCTGGTGCCGGGCGTGAGCGAGCAGGCGTGGCGGCAGTTCTCCGTCAGCGCCCAGGAGTGCCTGGGCGCCAACCGCTGCCCCAGCGGCGCCGAGTGCTTCGCCGAGTTGGCCAGGCAGCGGGCCGGCGAGGTCGACGTCGTGGTCACCAACCACGCGCTGCTCGCCATCGACGCCATGGGCGACCTGCCGGTGCTGCCCGAGCACAAGGTCGTGGTCGTCGACGAGGCCCACGAGCTGGTCGACCGGGTCACCTCGGTGGTCACCGGCGAGCTGTCGGAGCTGACCGTGTCGCTGGCCGTGCGGCGGGTCGGCCGCCTCATCGAGCAGTCGGTCGCCGACCAGCTCCAGGAGGCGGGCGAAGACCTGAAGGCGCTGCTCGCCGCCGCCCCGCCCGGCCGCGTCGACGACCTGCCGCAGGTGCTCGCGCTGACCCTGCAGCTCATCCGCGACACCGCCTGGCGCTGCGTCACGGCCCTCGGGCCGCGCAACGCCGACAAGGACGACCCCGACAAGGCGGGCCAGCGCAAGGCCGCGTTCACCGCCCTCGACGAGGTGCACGACACGGCGGTGCGCATGCTGGAGGCGTACGGGCACGCCTCCGAGGCCGACCGGGCCGAGGTCGTCTGGCTCGACGCCGGCACCGACCGCCGTCCGCCCGCGCTGCGCGTCGCCCCGCTCACCGTCAGCGGCATGCTGCGCGACAAGCTGTTCGGCGAGCGCACGGTGGTCCTCACCTCCGCCACGCTCGCCCTGGGCGGCACGTTCGACGGGCTCGCGGCGCAGTGGGGGCTCGGCGGGTCCGGCGAGTGGCAGGGCATCGACGTCGGCTCCCCCTTCGACCACCCGAGGGCCGGCATCCTGTACGTCGCCAAGCACCTGCCCCAGCCGGGCCGCGACGGCCTGCCGCAGCAGTACCTCGACGAGATCGCCGAGCTGATCGAGGCGGCCGGTGGCCGCACGCTCGGCCTGTTCTCCTCGATGCGCGCCGCCAAGGCCGCGACGGAGGCGCTGCGCGACCGCCTCGACGTGCCGCTGCTGTGCCAGGGCGACGACTCGACGATGCTGCTGGTCAAGCAGTTCGCCGAGGACGAGCCCACCTGCCTGTTCGGCACCCTGTCGCTGTGGCAGGGCGTGGACGTGCCGGGGCCGTCGCTGCGGCTCGTCATCATCGACCGGGTGCCGTTCCCGCGCCCCGACGACCCGCTCACCTCCGCCCGGCAGCGGCACGTGGCGGCGCGGGGCGGCAACGGCTTCATGGCGGTCGCCGCCAACCACGCGGCGCTGCTGCTCGCCCAGGGGGCGGGGCGGCTGCTGCGCTCGCAGCACGACAAGGGCGTGATCGCCGTGCTCGACCCGCGCCTCGCGACGGCCCGCTACTCGGGCTTCCTGCTGGGCTCGCTGCCGCCGTTCTGGCGCACCACCGACCCGGCCGTCCCCCGGGCCGCGCTCAAGCGCCTCGCGGCCGAGCCGACGGACGCCTGACCCGCGGGCAGGCGCCGGGGTCTCCGGCGCGGGGTGACCGGGTCAGATCCAGGGCGTGAGGTCGGGACGCTTCGGCGTGAGGCCGTCGCCCGAGGAGACGCCGCGCAGGCGGCGCGACACCCACGGCACCAGGTGCTCCCTGATCCACTGCGCGTCCTCGCGCCGCCGCGCCCGCGGGTCCGCGCGCTGCGCCGGCCAGTCCTTGCGCCAGTCGTCGAACGGCACCCCGAGCACGTCCAGCACCCGCGCGGCGACGAGCCGGTGCCCGTCCTCGTTCATGTGCAGCCGGTCGGGGCTCCACGCCCGCCAGTCGCGCAGCCCCTGCATCGACCACTGGTCCACGAGCCGGCACCCGTACAGGTCGGCGATGGAGCGCAGGTGCAGGTAGAAGACGGCGAAGCGGCCGCGCAGGCGGCGCATGAGCGGCGTGTCGCGCGGGTCGACCCCGGTGAACAGCAGCACGTCCGCCCCGCCCGCGCGCAGGTCGCGGACGGCGCCGGCGAGCTTCTTGGCCATCACGTCGGGGTCGCTGCCCGGCCTGAGCAGGTCGTTGCCGCCGGCGCAGAAGCTGACCAGGTCGGGCGCCATCTCGACGGCCACCGGCACCTGCTCGGCGATGATCTGGTCGAGCAGCTTGCCGCGCACCGCCAGGTTGGCGTAGCGGAAGGAGGGGTCGTCGGCGGCCAGCCGCTCGGCGACCCGGTCGGCCCAGCCACGGTAGTGGCCGTCGGGGCCCGGGTCGTTCAGTCCTTCGGTGAAGCTGTCGCCCAGGGCGACGAAGGACTTGTAGTGCCTCATGAGGTGGTGTTCATCTCCGCGATAGCGTGCAGCGCAAGGACGTACGACTGTAGTCCGAAGCCGGCGATGGTGCCCGTCGCCACCCCGGCGACGACGGAGGTGTGCCGGAACTCTTCCCTGGCCGCGGGGTTGGTGAGGTGGACCTCGACGAGCGGGGCCCGGCGCTGGGCGATGGCGTCGCGCAGCGCGTAGGAGTAGTGGGTGAACGCGGCCGGGTTGAGCACCACCGGGATGCGGCCGTCGGCGGCCTCGTGCAGCCAGTGGACCAGCTCGGCCTCGTCGTCGGTCTGGCGGACCTCGACGTGCTCGCCCAGCTTCCTGCCGGTGTCGCGGCAGAGCGCGGCGACGTCCTCGAACGTCTCCGAGCCGTAGACGTCGGGCTCGCGGGTGCCGAGCCGGCCCAGGTTGGGCCCGTTGAGCACGAGGATCATGCCGAGATCTCCTTGTACGCCGCTTCGAGCAGCTCTTCCGCCGGGTCTTCGAGCCGCCCGGGCCTGGCGAGGTCGTCGAGGACCACGAACCGCTGCTTGGCGCCGCGGTTCTTCTTGTCCAGCCGCATGTGGTCGCGCAGCCGCGGCCAGGCGTCGGCCCGGTAGGAGACGGGCAGCCCGACGGCGGTCAGGATCCGCCGGGTGCGCGCGACGAGGTCGGCCCGCCCGGCCAGGCGGGACAGCTCGGCGGCGTAGACCATGCCGATGGCGACGGCCTCGCCGTGACGGATCTCGTAGTGCCGGTCGCGCTCGATGGCGTGGGCCAGCGTGTGACCGTAGTTGAGGATCTCGCGCAGGCCCGCCTCGCGCAGGTCGGCGCCCACGACGTCGGCCTTGACGCGGATCTTGCGCTCGATGAGCTCGCGGGTGTGCGGGCCGTCGGGCCGGACGGCGCCCTCGGGGTCGGCCTCGACCAGCCGCAGGATCTCGGGGTCGGCGATGAAGCCGCCCTTGATCACCTCGGCGAGGCCGGCGCGGTAGTCGTCGCGGGGCACGCCGTCGAGCGTGGACAGCTCGCACAACACGCCCGCGGGCGGCAGGAACGTGCCGACGAGGTTCTTGCCCTCGGGCGTGTCGATGCCGTTCTTGCCGCCGACCGCGGCGTCGACCATGGCCAGCAGCGTGGTGGGCACGAGCACGACCTGCACGCCGCGCAGCCACGTGCCGGCCACGAAGCCGGCGAGGTCGGTGGTCGCGCCGCCGCCGACGCCGACGACGGCGTCGGAGCGGGTCACGCCGTGGCGGCCGAGCGCCGACCACAGGCCGGCGGCGACCTCGGCGGTCTTGGCCCGCTCGCCGTCGGGCACCGGCAGGGCGGCGACCTCGTGCCCGGCCGCGGCGATCGCCTCGCACACCGGCCTGGCCAGCTCGGGCAGGCCCTGCGGGTGGATGACGGCGACGGTGCGGACGCCGGGCCTGAACAGCGTGGGCAGCTCGGCCAGCACGCCGGTGCCGACCACGACGTCGTACGGGTCGTCGCCGCGCACGGTGATCCTGGTGGCCCCGCTCATGCCGGCAGCCCCTTCACGATCTCGTCGGCCAGCTCGCGCGGCTCGCGCCCGTCGGTGACCACGGTGACGGCGGCCAGCCGCTCGTAGACGGGCCGCCGCTCCTCCATCAGCTTCTTCAGCCGGCTGCGCGGGTTGAGCACCAGCAGCGGCCGGGCCGAGGCGAGCCCGACCCGCTGGACCGCGTCGGCCAGCCCCACCTGCAGGTAGACGACGTGCTGGCCGGCCAGCAGGGCCTGCGTCTCGGCGTGCAGCACGGCGCCGCCGCCGAGCGACAGCACGCCGTCGTGCTCGGCCAGGGCGCGGCGCACCGCCTCGTGCTCCAGCTCGCGGAAGCGCTCCTCGCCGTCCTCGACGAAGATGTCGGAGACGGGCTTGCCCGCCACCGCCTCGACGTCGGCGTCGGTGTCGCGGAACGCGACGCCGAGCCGCTCGGCCAGCAGCAGCCCGAGCGTGGTCTTGCCGGAGCCGGGTGGGCCTATCAGCACAGCCTTGGCCGTCATTTGATCACCATGGAAGAGAGGTAGCCGGACAGGTTGCGCGCGACCTCCTCGACGGAGTCGCCGCCGAACTTCTCCAGGGCCGCGTCGGCGAGCACCAGCGCGACCATGGCCTCGGCCACGACGCCGGCCGCCGGGACGGCGCAGACGTCGGAGCGCTCGTGGTGGGCCTTGGCCGCCTCGCCGGTCTTGACGTCGATGGTGGCCAGCGCCCTCGGGACGGTGGAGATGGGCTTCATCGCGGCGCTGACGCGCAGGATCTCGCCGTTGGTCATGCCGCCCTCGACGCCGCCCGCGCGGTTGGTGACGCGGCGGACGCCGTCCTGGGTGGTGTACTCGATCTCGTCGTGGGCGCGGGAGCCGGGCCGCCTGGCGGTCTCGAAGCCGTCGCCGACCGCCACGCCCTTGATCGCCTGGATGCCCATGAGCGCGCCCGCCAGGCGGGAGTCGAGGCGACGGTCCCAGTGGGTGAAGCTGCCGAGGCCGGGCGGCAGGCCGTAGGCGAGCACCTCGACGACGCCGCCGAGCGTGTCGCCGTCCTTGTGCGCCTGGTCGATGACCGCGACCATGGCGGCGCTGCCCTCGGGGTCGTGGCAGCGCACGGGGTCGGCGTCGATGCGCGCGAGGTCGCCGGGGCCGGGCAGCGTCGCGGACGGGGTGGCGGCGCCGCCGATGCTCGTGACGTGGCTGAGCAGGTCGACGCCGAGCGCCTGCTTGAGGAAGCGGCGGGCGACCTCGCCGAGCGCGACGCGGGCCGCGGTCTCGCGGGCGGAGGCCCGGTCGAGCACCGGGCGGGCGTCGTCGAAGCCGTACTTCTGCATGCCGGCCAGGTCGGCGTGGCCGGGGCGCGGGCGGGAGCGGGGGGCGTTGCGCGCCAGGCCCTCCAGCTCGGCCGGGTCGACCGGGTCGGCCGACATGATCTTCTCCCACTTGGGCCACTCGGTGTTGCCGATGCGGATGGCGACCGGGCCCCCCATGGTGCGGCCGTGGCGGACGCCGCCCACGATCGTGACCTTGTCCTCCTCGAACTTCATCCGCGCGCCGCGGCCGTAGCCGAGCCGGCGGCGGCGCAGCGCCTCGTCGATGGCGGCCGTGGTCACCTCGACCCCGGCCGGCAGGCCCTCCATGACGGCGACGAGTTCGGGCCCGTGGGACTCTCCGGCGGTCAACCAGCGCAACATGCGTACAAGTCTTCCACGTACCGCCGAGTGGGATGTCCCACGCTCACCCTGTAAGACACAGCACGGCGAACGCGCCCATCAGCATGAACGGCCCGAACGGGAACTGGGTGTGCCGGGTGCCGCGCCCGGTGGCCAGCAGCGCCAGTCCGTGCAGTGCGCCGAGCACCTGCCCGGCGAACGCGGCCACCACCCACTGCTGCCAGCCGGCCGACGCCGCGGCCAGGCCGATGAGCCCGGCCAGCTTGACGTCGCCGAGCCCCATCGCCTCCGGCCGGGCGAACCAGAGCAGCCCGTAGAGCGCCGCCAGCGCCGCCCCGCCGGCCAGCGCCCGCGGCAGCTCGCCCGTCGGCCAGAGCGCGAGGGCGGTGATCGGGTACGCCGGCAGCGTGATCGCGTCCGGCAGGATCGTGGTGCGCCAGTCGACGACGGCGAGCGCCACGCCGATCACCGCGAACGGCACGTACGGCAGCCCCATGCGCCAGGCGGTCAGCGCGGTCACGGCGGCGGCGGCCAGCTCGACGGCGGGCGGCCAGGGCGGCGTGCGGACGAAGGCGGGCGGGTGGCCGGGGGTGAGGGCGCGTTCGTAGACGTCGGCCAGCGCCCTGATGCGGTGTCCGCAGACCAGCCCGGCCAGCGCCA encodes:
- a CDS encoding transglycosylase domain-containing protein, with translation MARRGTKIVRLAAAGAAAGVLVAGIAVPAVGGAGFGLVAAAGEVDLKPVDLVEPPPAEVTIVQDAEGGEIARFYEEYREVVGFDDIAEVMKTAIVAIEDYRFYQHGAIDLEGTLRALATNLRAGEVAQGGSSITQQYVKQVLLNSAGTDEERDAALEASYARKLNELRYAMGVEEKYTKDQILEKYLNIAYFGAGAYGVEAAARRFFGVPAAELTLPQAATLAGAVQDPNATDPNLGKEHRQRLLHRRDVVLDRMAELGKITQAAAGQAKKAKLGYKGTKLPGGCESSKYPYFCLYVRHEILGNPDFGRTAKERLATLNRGGLTIRTTLDPARQAAADRAIRRYVHASDHPVAAEALVRPGTGAIQAMAASRPYGNGEERGEISYNLVADAAHGGGIGFQAGSTFKTFTLISAFKQGMKVDDGFTVSAGYRAPGYSTFKNCAGENIGDPTHTVTNDEGSPGWKTLRTGTWGSVNTFFMELERRVGLCETVTTAKSLGIRRADGRKLREYETFTLGINEMDPVTVAAAYAAIAARGSYCAPMAITRITDRDGDTTRYRPKCRQALEPAVADATADVLSGVFTRGTMRDVGGIGRDAAGKTGTTDDYATAWFAGFTPDLAAAVSIGDPRGSQRHKLVGVTIGGRYYGVVAGASLPGPIWKDTMIGALKGVPASSFTPIDPSRFGGCTTHCRPTPTDSQTPRPDPEPGDNGRPTGLDDTPDPGPDTAGTTGSEGAPDGR
- a CDS encoding Na+/H+ antiporter, which gives rise to MSPILGLQLLLVAGGAIAVAAVARRKGWPAPLLLVAAGLLVSPLVPAVPLDPELVLYVFLPPLLYSAALDSSYLRLRDVKRAVALLSIGLVLFTAVVVGFVVHLMLPALPMPLAFALGAIIAPPDAVAAVAVGRRLGLPRQALTILIGESLFNDATALTLYRVAIGALTGGTIDLMHSGWQFLTATAGGVAIGLALAVAFAWLFTLTRDSLVENTLMLLIPFAAYLAAETVHASGVIAVVIVGLYLGYRMHLRGFGTRLVSDAVWKVTDFFLETIVFALIGLQLVTVIRGISGYSAWQVAGYAAAVLGVTILTRFVWVFTATSVIKLLSRRGSRAPTRQQSVILGWAGMRGVVSLAAAFALPPGVPPRDRAMLLFLTFTTVIGTLLVQGTTFPALIRRLGVSSDQEQYEDRLAEAAAQQAALEAGLAELERLVAEQDNEPDEIQKQVIDQLREKSWRRSLSAWERLGGGTGQGGAETPSNLYRRLRREMLQAERQVFVRLRDERRLDDEVLREVMAQLDFEEAILER
- the bla gene encoding class A beta-lactamase, whose protein sequence is MRHNRARHLATALAACLLAGGALGTGTGTASAATTTVTAVPAAVPAAAPAAVPAGQALVTKELRALEAAYKGRIGAYAIDTGTGRTVGYRAGERFPLLSTFKAMACAAALHKARTAEPGLMDKVVKWTEDDLVANSPTTEKHVADGLTVAQLCEAAITLSDNTAGNMILKQIGGPAGLTRYFRSLKDPVSRLDRWETELNDWTAKDRRDTTTPAAISRDLRRVTAGDALTAKDRERLTAWLLATRTGDERIRAGLPKTWTIGDKTGTNPEIGGANDIAVVWPAKGAAPVVLAVYTTRSTPSVDNTVIAKTATVLARGLGKL
- a CDS encoding UBP-type zinc finger domain-containing protein, coding for MAMCEHLSKAEDPAARTPEGCEECLATGGRWVHLRRCLECGHIGCCDSSPSKHATAHYHSTSHPVVQSYERGEDWRWCYVDNQMG